AAAAGTAGTGGTGGGAAAACTCCTGGCGGGAGAACTGCACATTCTGATCCTGGATGAACCGACCAAGGGGGTGGATGTGGGAGCCAAATCGGCTATCCACCAGATCATGAGCGACCTGGCCGCCGAAGGTTTCGCTCTGATCATGATCTCCTCGGAAATGCCGGAAATCCTGGGGATGAGCGATACGATCATCGTGATGCGCGAGGGGCGGATCACCCGCACGTTCAGCCGGGAGGAGACTACCCAGGAAAAATTGCTGGCGGCTGCAGTGGAAGTGAACCGGTAAAGGAAAGGGTATAAAAATGAACCGCTCAATACAAAACTCCGGCCTGGATTTCTTAAAAAACCTGCGAGGGTTTCGAGATCTGGGGTTGGTGGTTTTCATTATTTCTATTTCACTCTTGATCGGGGCGCGCAATCCCCGCTTTCTCACCTGGGGAAATCTGCACGACATGCTCCTGGATACCTCGATTCTTTCTATCCTGTCTATCGGCATGATGATGGTATTGGTTACTGGAGGAATCGACTTGTCCGCCGAATCGGGGATAGCCCTCACCGGGATGATCGTGGGCTTGACCCTCATCCGCTACCCGGCGATTCCGGCGGTCCTGACACTCTTTATGGGGATGGCTCTGGGAGCAGGATTTGGAGCGATTACGGGGGCCATTATCGCCCGGGGCCGAGTGGTCCCGATTATCGCTTCCCTGGGCATGATGTACGTCTACCGGGGGCTCACCTTTATGATCAGCGGCGGCCGGTGGGTCAATGCCCATGAATTGCCTGACGGTTTCAAAGCCATGTCCACCGGAAGACTCCTGGGCTTTTCCAACCTGATTCTGATTTCCGTCGTGGCCTACATCATCTTTACCTATTTCATCAACCACACCGAAACCGGCCGGAAGATTTTCGCCGTAGGGAGTAATTTAGAAGCGGCCCGCATCA
This portion of the Atribacteraceae bacterium genome encodes:
- a CDS encoding ABC transporter permease encodes the protein MNRSIQNSGLDFLKNLRGFRDLGLVVFIISISLLIGARNPRFLTWGNLHDMLLDTSILSILSIGMMMVLVTGGIDLSAESGIALTGMIVGLTLIRYPAIPAVLTLFMGMALGAGFGAITGAIIARGRVVPIIASLGMMYVYRGLTFMISGGRWVNAHELPDGFKAMSTGRLLGFSNLILISVVAYIIFTYFINHTETGRKIFAVGSNLEAARIIGIKTNRIVWLVYTLSGALYGLAGVMWVSRYASAQSDSASGYVFTIVAACVLGGVAITGGVGTVSGILLGSFTIGIINNALPMIRVSPFWRMALQGAIILVAVLVNIAITRNFERKALLQRKI